The following proteins are co-located in the Haloarcula marismortui ATCC 43049 genome:
- a CDS encoding heavy metal translocating P-type ATPase — MSNRTTRLELTGMSCANCAGTIEESVGELDGVSSVGANYATDGGSVEYDPDVVSLADIVAAVEDAGYGVATETVTVGITDMSCANCADANEEALEGTAGVIDASVNYATDEAQVTYNPADVSRADLYNAIESAGYTPVREDSGSANGDGDDGEQSGADRRAAARNEETRRQLRLTLFGAVLSAPLLLFMADHLFSLGLVGETVLGVPQGWVAFALATPVQILLGKPFYENSYKALVNNGRANMDVLIALGSSTAYVYSVAALAGLIASTGLYFDTAALILVFITLGNYLEARSKSQAGAAIQQLLEMEADTATVVREDGSEEEIPIDEVGVGDRLKVRPGEKIPTDGVVVDGDSAVDESMVTGESVPVEKGEGDEVIGSTVNQNGVLKVEATKIGSETAIQQIAERVRQAQSRQPDIQNVADRISAYFVPAVIGNAVLWAVLWAVAPETLAAVVDALPLWGLAAGGPPGVGVSEFAIVVFASAVLIACPCALGLATPAATMVGTAIGARNGVLFKGGDVLERVHEVDTVVFDKTGTLTKGEMELTDVEVVGPATDGGALKPERERTEAFVLEVAASAEHASEHPLAEAIVDGARERGIEVDDPDEFENVPGQGVKATTRHGRVLVGNRKLLSEAGVDTAPAEERMDALEREGKTAMLVALAEDADDDDSDPDYRLIGIVADADTVKESAKAAVSGLRERGLGVWLITGDNGRTARAVAEEVGIDPDNVMADVLPEDKADAVDDLQSDGGQAMMVGDGVNDAPALAAASVGCAIGSGTDVAIEAGDVTLLRDDPADVMKAIRISEATLQKIKQNLFWALGYNTVMIPLASLGLLQPVLAAAAMAASSVSVLANSLAFRRYTPDSAYRLLGSLRR, encoded by the coding sequence ATGAGTAACCGGACCACTCGGCTCGAACTGACGGGGATGAGCTGTGCCAACTGCGCGGGCACTATCGAGGAGTCGGTGGGCGAGCTGGACGGGGTCTCGTCCGTCGGTGCGAACTATGCCACCGACGGGGGGAGCGTCGAGTACGACCCTGACGTGGTGTCACTGGCTGATATCGTCGCCGCCGTCGAAGACGCTGGCTACGGTGTGGCGACGGAGACGGTGACCGTCGGCATCACCGACATGTCGTGTGCGAACTGTGCAGACGCCAACGAGGAGGCGCTGGAAGGGACCGCGGGCGTCATCGACGCCAGCGTGAACTACGCCACCGACGAGGCCCAGGTCACCTACAACCCGGCCGACGTGTCACGTGCGGACCTCTACAACGCTATCGAATCCGCCGGCTATACACCCGTAAGGGAGGACAGTGGGAGTGCAAACGGCGACGGCGACGATGGTGAGCAGTCCGGCGCTGACCGCCGTGCCGCCGCGCGCAACGAGGAGACGCGCAGACAGCTCCGGCTCACGCTGTTCGGAGCGGTGCTGTCGGCCCCGCTCTTGCTGTTCATGGCGGACCACCTGTTCTCGCTCGGCCTCGTCGGCGAGACGGTGCTGGGAGTGCCACAGGGCTGGGTTGCCTTCGCGCTGGCAACGCCGGTCCAGATACTGCTGGGCAAGCCGTTCTACGAGAATTCCTACAAGGCGCTGGTCAACAACGGGCGGGCGAACATGGACGTGCTCATCGCCCTGGGTTCCTCGACGGCGTACGTCTACTCAGTTGCCGCGCTGGCGGGTCTCATCGCGAGCACGGGGCTGTACTTCGACACGGCCGCGCTGATTCTCGTGTTTATCACGCTCGGGAACTACCTCGAAGCCCGCTCGAAGAGTCAGGCCGGGGCCGCCATCCAGCAACTCCTCGAGATGGAAGCCGACACGGCAACGGTCGTCCGCGAGGACGGCAGCGAGGAAGAGATTCCTATCGACGAGGTCGGGGTCGGCGACCGGCTGAAAGTCCGGCCCGGGGAGAAGATTCCGACGGACGGCGTCGTCGTTGACGGCGATTCGGCGGTCGACGAGTCGATGGTGACCGGCGAGTCGGTCCCGGTCGAGAAAGGCGAGGGCGACGAGGTCATCGGCTCGACGGTGAACCAGAATGGCGTCCTCAAAGTCGAGGCGACGAAAATCGGCTCGGAGACGGCTATCCAGCAGATAGCAGAGCGGGTCCGGCAGGCCCAGTCGCGCCAGCCGGACATCCAGAACGTCGCCGACCGTATCTCGGCGTACTTCGTCCCGGCGGTCATCGGCAACGCCGTCCTCTGGGCGGTGCTGTGGGCGGTCGCGCCGGAGACGCTGGCTGCAGTCGTCGACGCGCTCCCGCTGTGGGGGCTGGCTGCGGGCGGCCCGCCCGGCGTCGGCGTGAGCGAGTTCGCTATCGTCGTGTTCGCGTCTGCCGTCCTGATTGCCTGTCCCTGCGCGCTGGGGCTGGCGACACCCGCGGCGACGATGGTCGGGACGGCAATCGGCGCACGCAACGGCGTCCTGTTCAAGGGCGGGGACGTGCTCGAACGCGTCCACGAGGTCGACACCGTCGTCTTCGACAAGACAGGGACGCTGACGAAAGGCGAGATGGAACTCACGGATGTGGAGGTTGTCGGTCCTGCGACGGACGGCGGGGCGCTCAAGCCCGAGCGCGAACGGACCGAGGCGTTCGTCCTCGAAGTCGCCGCCAGCGCCGAACACGCCAGCGAACACCCGCTGGCTGAGGCCATTGTCGACGGCGCACGCGAGCGCGGTATCGAAGTCGATGATCCCGACGAATTCGAGAACGTTCCCGGACAGGGCGTGAAGGCGACGACGCGCCACGGTCGCGTCCTCGTCGGCAACCGGAAACTGCTGTCCGAGGCCGGCGTCGACACCGCGCCGGCGGAGGAGCGGATGGACGCGCTCGAACGCGAGGGCAAGACGGCGATGCTGGTCGCGCTGGCCGAAGATGCAGACGATGACGACAGCGACCCGGACTATCGGCTCATTGGCATCGTCGCCGACGCGGACACGGTCAAAGAATCGGCGAAGGCCGCCGTCAGTGGGCTGCGAGAGCGCGGGCTTGGCGTCTGGCTCATTACCGGCGACAACGGGCGGACTGCCCGCGCCGTCGCCGAGGAGGTCGGAATCGACCCCGACAACGTGATGGCCGACGTGCTGCCGGAGGACAAGGCCGACGCCGTCGACGACCTCCAGAGCGACGGCGGCCAGGCGATGATGGTCGGCGATGGCGTCAACGATGCGCCAGCGCTGGCGGCCGCGAGCGTCGGCTGTGCTATCGGTTCGGGGACCGACGTGGCAATCGAGGCCGGAGACGTGACACTGCTCCGGGACGACCCCGCCGACGTGATGAAGGCCATCCGGATCTCCGAGGCCACGCTCCAGAAGATCAAGCAGAACCTCTTCTGGGCACTCGGGTACAACACGGTGATGATTCCGCTGGCCTCGCTGGGACTCCTCCAGCCGGTGCTTGCCGCCGCGGCGATGGCCGCCTCGTCCGTGTCGGTGCTCGCAAACAGCCTCGCGTTCCGCCGGTACACACCTGATTCGGCGTACCGGCTGCTCGGGTCCCTCCGTCGCTGA
- a CDS encoding ABC1 kinase family protein, translating to MTAEERVADEPTGETVSQPGGLGVRLRALWRALVIVWQFVPLLWQWGRDRKRFLLFGRSRSVAPETRTRRARYLKDTFVDLGPAFIKLGQMLSTRPDALPRAYVDVLSELQDNVPPDAWATIEPVIERELGDDIDTLFEAFDTTAISGASLGQVYEAQIDGQRVAVKVLRPNIRTRVESDLRVLSTLLPVLTYGADPGQAFTLENLTEEFATTVRREMDYGHEARMLREIGDNFANDDDIAIPDVVGSHSTDRVLTMTYLDGVKIDDVERLDELGIDRPALVRRLEEVYIQMIVEDGLFHADPHPGNLAVQPDGTLVFYDFGMTGYLGPRTQDQLLEFYVGLATDDVDRVMDAFVEMGALDPMADRNVMREAFDIVIEQFRGEDISEYRIEQLVGQFETQLYEFPMRLPQDLALVVRVTTVLEGVCRTLDPEFDFIEIISEYVMEQGAGDDVREQIKTEIQEAVTGSTRSAVRAAPKVEDALDRVEREELLVKTVLEDSDGLSRVLAKRLLLGIVASAGVPVSAYLYTVSGLQPAGLALGGSAAVLGILAWSFRRRRGPALSTPQFTRHEMQQRQATDAADGDE from the coding sequence GTGACTGCTGAGGAGCGTGTCGCCGACGAGCCGACAGGAGAGACAGTGTCACAGCCGGGCGGCCTCGGCGTTCGGCTCCGTGCGCTCTGGCGGGCGCTCGTCATCGTCTGGCAGTTCGTCCCGCTGCTCTGGCAGTGGGGCCGGGACCGGAAGCGGTTCCTCCTGTTCGGCCGGTCCCGGTCAGTGGCCCCCGAGACGCGGACGCGGCGCGCCCGCTACCTGAAGGATACGTTCGTCGACCTCGGCCCGGCGTTCATTAAACTCGGACAGATGCTCTCGACTCGGCCTGACGCCCTGCCACGGGCGTACGTCGACGTACTCTCAGAGCTACAGGACAACGTCCCACCTGACGCGTGGGCGACCATCGAGCCAGTTATCGAACGCGAACTGGGCGACGATATCGATACGCTGTTCGAGGCATTCGACACGACAGCCATTTCGGGAGCCTCGCTGGGCCAGGTGTACGAGGCACAGATCGACGGCCAGCGGGTCGCCGTGAAAGTGCTTCGACCCAACATCAGAACGCGCGTCGAATCCGACCTGCGCGTGCTGTCGACGCTGCTGCCCGTGCTCACCTACGGCGCGGACCCGGGCCAGGCATTTACGCTGGAAAATCTCACCGAAGAGTTCGCAACGACGGTCCGCCGGGAGATGGACTACGGCCACGAGGCGCGAATGCTCCGTGAAATCGGCGACAACTTCGCAAACGACGACGACATCGCCATCCCGGACGTCGTTGGGAGCCACTCGACGGACCGCGTGCTGACGATGACGTACCTCGACGGCGTGAAAATCGACGACGTAGAGCGGCTGGACGAACTCGGCATCGACAGGCCGGCACTCGTCCGGCGGCTCGAAGAGGTGTACATCCAGATGATCGTCGAGGACGGCCTCTTCCACGCTGACCCCCATCCCGGCAATCTGGCGGTCCAGCCCGACGGGACGCTCGTCTTCTACGATTTCGGGATGACCGGCTACCTCGGTCCCCGAACACAGGACCAGCTGCTTGAGTTCTACGTCGGACTGGCGACTGATGATGTAGACCGCGTGATGGACGCCTTCGTCGAAATGGGCGCGCTTGACCCGATGGCAGACCGTAACGTGATGCGGGAAGCGTTCGACATCGTTATCGAGCAGTTCCGCGGCGAGGACATCAGTGAGTACCGCATCGAACAGCTCGTCGGCCAGTTCGAGACGCAACTGTACGAGTTCCCGATGCGGCTGCCACAGGATCTGGCGCTGGTGGTCCGGGTAACGACGGTCCTTGAAGGCGTCTGTCGCACGCTCGACCCCGAGTTCGACTTCATCGAGATCATCTCCGAGTACGTCATGGAGCAGGGCGCTGGGGACGACGTTCGAGAGCAGATCAAGACGGAAATCCAAGAGGCAGTGACTGGCTCGACCCGGTCAGCAGTGCGGGCAGCCCCGAAGGTGGAGGACGCACTCGACAGAGTCGAGCGCGAAGAACTGCTCGTCAAGACCGTGCTCGAAGACTCTGATGGGCTAAGCCGGGTGCTCGCCAAGCGACTCCTGCTCGGTATCGTCGCCAGTGCCGGCGTGCCGGTGAGTGCCTACCTCTACACCGTGAGCGGGCTTCAGCCAGCAGGCCTCGCACTGGGCGGGAGCGCGGCGGTGCTCGGAATTCTCGCGTGGTCGTTCCGCCGACGGCGCGGACCAGCGCTGTCGACGCCACAGTTCACCCGCCACGAGATGCAACAGCGGCAGGCGACCGACGCTGCGGACGGAGACGAGTAG
- a CDS encoding cryptochrome/photolyase family protein, with product MTVWLRGDHLIRRSGPVARRPDEPVLLIESESFARKLPYHPHKLILLFSAMRHFRDNLRDDGRTVRYQQTETFEDGLAAHFEANPDDTLVTHRPQTESAQARLESLVAEAGGAVEFVADDRFLCAPSQFDEWRGDGRYRHEDFYRFMRRETGYLMADGDPVGGEWNYDDQNRETPPDGWTPPEPPQFEPDDVTEDVIEWVYSTFDGSYDEQPFGGDWTDPEPFRWPVTRRQAVQALDHFVTNRLTEFGSYQDAMLEDEWAMSHSLLSTSLNLGLLGPAEVIERAITAYEDGDAPLNSVEGFIRQVLGWREFLRHVYRREMPSLAEANQLGANEALPDFYWNGDTDMACLSDVVDGVRERGYSHHIERLMILANFGLIYGVEPAQLNRWFHAGYVDAFHWVTTPNVVEMGLYGAGVFATKPYASSANYVDKMSDYCSGCPYYKTKTTGDGACPFNALYWDFLDRNEETLRSNHRMGLMYSHVDNKSDEELGEIRERAAEIREMATKGEL from the coding sequence ATGACTGTCTGGCTTCGCGGTGACCACCTCATCCGGCGGTCCGGACCCGTCGCTCGACGACCTGACGAACCGGTGCTTCTGATAGAATCGGAGTCTTTCGCCCGCAAGCTGCCGTACCACCCACACAAGCTGATTCTGCTGTTCAGCGCGATGCGACATTTCCGCGACAATCTCCGGGACGACGGCCGAACGGTCCGATACCAGCAGACAGAGACCTTTGAGGACGGACTGGCGGCACACTTTGAGGCCAACCCTGACGACACACTCGTGACTCACCGACCGCAGACTGAGTCCGCACAGGCGCGCCTCGAATCGCTGGTCGCCGAGGCAGGCGGAGCCGTCGAGTTTGTCGCCGACGACCGCTTCCTCTGCGCACCGTCCCAGTTCGACGAGTGGCGCGGCGACGGCCGCTACCGCCACGAGGACTTCTACCGGTTCATGCGCCGGGAGACGGGCTACCTGATGGCGGATGGCGACCCAGTTGGCGGCGAGTGGAACTACGACGACCAGAACCGTGAGACGCCACCCGACGGGTGGACGCCACCGGAGCCACCGCAGTTTGAGCCGGACGACGTGACCGAAGACGTTATCGAGTGGGTCTATTCGACGTTCGATGGAAGCTACGACGAGCAGCCATTCGGCGGTGATTGGACCGACCCGGAGCCGTTCCGCTGGCCCGTCACTCGCCGCCAGGCCGTCCAAGCACTGGACCATTTCGTCACGAATCGACTCACGGAGTTTGGCTCGTACCAGGACGCGATGCTGGAAGATGAGTGGGCGATGAGCCACAGCCTGCTTTCCACGTCGCTCAATCTGGGACTCCTCGGCCCTGCGGAGGTCATCGAGCGCGCTATCACCGCCTACGAGGACGGCGATGCGCCACTGAACAGCGTTGAAGGGTTCATCCGACAGGTGCTCGGCTGGCGGGAGTTTCTTCGGCACGTGTACCGCCGGGAGATGCCCAGTCTGGCCGAAGCGAACCAGCTTGGCGCGAACGAGGCCTTGCCCGACTTCTACTGGAACGGCGACACCGACATGGCGTGTCTCTCCGACGTGGTCGACGGGGTCCGGGAGCGCGGGTATTCACACCACATCGAGCGGCTGATGATTCTCGCGAACTTCGGCCTCATCTATGGCGTCGAGCCAGCGCAACTGAACCGCTGGTTCCACGCCGGCTACGTCGACGCCTTCCACTGGGTGACCACGCCGAACGTCGTCGAGATGGGGCTGTACGGCGCGGGCGTGTTCGCCACCAAACCCTACGCCTCCTCGGCGAACTACGTGGACAAGATGAGCGACTACTGCTCGGGCTGTCCGTACTACAAAACGAAGACTACTGGTGACGGAGCCTGCCCGTTCAACGCGCTGTACTGGGACTTCCTCGACCGCAACGAGGAGACGCTCCGGTCGAACCACCGGATGGGACTGATGTACAGCCACGTCGACAACAAAAGCGACGAGGAACTCGGGGAGATACGCGAACGGGCCGCAGAAATCCGTGAAATGGCGACCAAAGGCGAACTCTGA
- a CDS encoding halocyanin domain-containing protein, which yields MTNDLDRRTFIRTTAAVSGAGLLAGCGGSGGDGGSDETEAEEMETTEAEEMESTETEEMDTESSGGMETAEAPSEVADYVGESSNFDGSMVVMTDQDEVSVSVGAEGNGGAFAFDPPAINVSTGTTVVWEWTGQGAGHNVKSEGDGPLDSGSAVAEEGTTYEYTFEETGTYLYNCVPHKALGMVGAVVVE from the coding sequence ATGACAAACGACCTCGACAGACGGACGTTCATTCGCACGACGGCGGCCGTATCAGGCGCTGGACTCCTCGCTGGCTGTGGCGGGTCCGGCGGCGACGGTGGCAGCGACGAGACGGAAGCCGAAGAAATGGAGACCACCGAAGCCGAGGAGATGGAATCCACTGAAACTGAGGAAATGGACACCGAAAGCAGCGGTGGGATGGAAACCGCCGAAGCGCCGAGCGAGGTCGCAGACTACGTTGGCGAGTCGTCGAATTTCGATGGCTCCATGGTCGTGATGACGGACCAAGACGAGGTTTCCGTCTCCGTCGGGGCCGAAGGCAACGGCGGCGCGTTCGCCTTCGACCCGCCGGCGATAAACGTCTCGACCGGAACGACGGTCGTCTGGGAGTGGACCGGCCAGGGGGCCGGCCACAACGTCAAGTCCGAAGGCGACGGGCCGCTTGACTCGGGTTCGGCTGTCGCAGAGGAAGGAACCACCTACGAGTACACGTTTGAGGAAACCGGCACCTACCTCTACAACTGTGTCCCGCACAAGGCGCTCGGGA